The Gossypium hirsutum isolate 1008001.06 chromosome A03, Gossypium_hirsutum_v2.1, whole genome shotgun sequence genome contains the following window.
ttttattatgaattgtaTTTCTTTGTCTTCTATACAAGTTTTATGGAACATTACTTTAACTAAAAAACTTTTCCATCTACGGGAATTCGTCAAAAAAATCCTTTATCTCCCTATTTATTCATCTTATACATAAAACTGACTTCAACATAATATTCGAAAAGCAATATCAAAAGGATCTTGAAAACTGTTACACTTGGGAATTGGTAGTCCCAaattatcacttttttttttcccaTGATTTGGTCTTATTTGTCAAGCATCAATGGATGAAGCCTTGATGGTGCACAGAATATGATTTACCATATCATATAATGCATGAAAGAgaatcttaaataatataaagagatttaaaaaaaaaaaaagtgggttTCTAGAAGATTTGGAAGTTGGGTTTTGGTTGTTTGTGGACTTTGGTTCACCtgccattttttttttcacttgtttttaatataaaataattgtttaaaaaaatattttttattttaatttaataaaattaatatcaaatgtAAAAAGTgggtttatatttgattttttttaagttaaagatgtagataatatatttaaataattataataaaaatcacTAATTATAAAGCATCATCGtactaataattaaaatatattttattttaaattacaaGTAATTATTTGTACACAAATGGTGAAAATTTATAAGTTTAATCGTATGCTAATTTTGTCcaagtttattttcattttggtccgggtatattttaaatgtttcataATCTCTTCCAAAcctataaatagaaggataatgtaCCTTTATTCACTCGAATTCATGTTCTCTTATATGGACAACAATATTTATGTCAATCGAAATAATACTcgatcgatatatatatatatatatgactttttgttttaatatttggcTCAAATTTGCATATGAGTATTTCTTACTTACACACCAACCACCACACAGTATAACTTTTTCACCTacttcatatattttttatatatatcacatgatataacattttataaatatatgtatatatatatatatcacaattcaCCTACTTTTTCACCTTTCCGACTGTCCAACACTGGCCTCACGTTTGACGTTAGAAATTACATGGGGGAGGCAccatttgagatttttttattattatttagactttatactataattatattatagcataaaatcaaaagattataaaatataaacgAGATAAAAAccgaataatttaaattaaaacagCACATGATACGATTAGAAATTCTATATAATAATTGCATACGATAGAActtgaatttaaatatataaaactcagAATTTCAATTTTTACTGATAATGTCTAAGCTTTATTGGCACCATTTGAGCTTCGGATTAAGATTAGGTCATTATTCTGTAATTATATCAAGTCTAATATTGTTGATTATGAGTTAATTGCACTAAATGTCTTGGAATTGTTATCTAGATTTTAAATTGATCTTTAAATTTCAAAACGTGTTATTTGAGCCATTAAATATCGGTATCGCATTAATCAAATCTTTTTTTATCAACTTAACCGTCAATTTAAgagttaaatattagtttaaatctAACATGGAGCATATTTAAAACGCATGTATGCTTATCACATTAGACAATTTCGATCTAACATGTTAAAAACGGTGTCAATAAAATTTAAGAGGgttatttctcttctttttttaacacattaaattcaagctatccatataataaacacacacatatttataatttgatccatgTATTTTAAATATACTTTGCATCATATTTGAGTTGTCATTTAACACCAACTAACCGACTATAGATTAGTAGAATGACTTAATTGATACTTTTTTGATACTTTTGAAAactcaattaaaatgttttgaaggACCAATTTACATAATTTGAGGATGTTTAATACAATTAAACCatacatagaaaataaatatattgtacCAATACAAAAATGATTCTTAATTGATGCTTTAAGTTTATCAACTTGTGCTTTTTATCTttcaaagtaaaattaaatttaaggttATGAGTATGGAACAGTTTTAAAATTTGTGGTCAGTATTTACCCCTTAATGGATCTACCGAATGCAGAGAATTAATTATTGGTCTCACTCCAATAAAACCTTAGGAGTATTCATCGAAATTttaagaaatagatgaaattagtGGTAAAAATGATGGatcaaacatataattaatttaggttGGCCTTTTAACCCAAGTTTTTCCTACACATAATAATATAATGCTTTGATTAAACCCAATTACACCCACCAAAATTTATAATGGACTTCATGGATAAAGTGTCCATAGCTACAtcgttttttaatatttttaaatttaaattgaattaaggtGATCAtcgttttattatttttatttagagtCTGTGTTGTCCTTttcaataatatcatttttaCGATTCGAAATTAGGTTTTCTCTTTGAAAGTGTAATTTAACTTATTATTGGACCTGAGTTTGGTTTCAATTTTCACTttaatatttgagtttttttaaaatttgagatttgaatttttcttttatcTCGTTTAATTACTTGAGTTTagattcaatattcaatttgatattcGAGCTTTATTTCTTTTGTCCCAAGTAAGTACTTGTGTTTTTTTACTATAGTACGCATACCAAACATTCATTCGGTTGTTTGATTTATataccaaattgaatattgaatttaaactcaaatactaaattcggacaaaaaaattaaatactaaattaaatattgaaactaaactaaccttttaaaagattatatattaaaaattggtTAAGTTAATCGGTTTAATTACAAAAGTTCATAACGAATAACTAACATAAtctagtttatattttggtttacCCTTTGCGTCGATAGCAGTTAAAACCCTCCTAAAAAGTATCCTTTCCTACGGTTCAAACTAGTGCTCTAACCTTTACAAGGGTGAGGTAACTTCATAACCTATTTTAACTAGTTACAAAACTGTCTAAATCATTATAATCGATAACATTATGGAGGTATTCAACTTAGCAATTTATATTTACttctacttaatttttttatctaattgatACTTAAACTTGAAAATCGTAAACTTGAAAATCGTAAATTAATTTGGTACATTTTTTACGTACCTAATTAACACCGTTAAAATAaggaatttaaaatttatttaaaaaattagatttttttttgccatttggttaaaatgtgaaacTATCGCGTGACACCATGCTATTTGTTGTCAATATCGCATTAGCACCACGTTAACATATTTTCATAGTATTAATCAAATACCTAAAAAAGTATAAGTTTACATACGATCTCTAAATTTAGATACCAAGTAGTTATAAATTACTAAATATTTCTTTATAAATAAACCCTAATCGATTTAAACTAACTTGACAAAAACTATCAATTAAACTAAACCGACTTTCACATTGCCTATCTACCTCCCCTCTTTCCCTTTTCCCTTTTCGCTGCTCAAGTCATCACGTAGAACTTGGGAAAGATCAAATTCAAACTCAAACTCAAACTCAAACATTCAAGACTCACATTTGACTTGTTTTTCaagtttataaaatatttatattatttatttttagatattatgtattttataaaatataaaagttaaatctataagaatataaaatattataatgtaaacatttaaaaagaaatgttaagctgtctatatataaaattttaataaataaaaaatatataaatctattaaatattaaatattaaataaaaaacaatatatttttcaaaaatagtatGAACAAACTTAAAATAGACTTAgactaatcatttacaaatatgagGAAACATTTTAAGTCTATATTTGAGGCTGAATTAAGTTTAGACAAACATAAGATGTGTTATATCATATTTAAACCCAACCTATAAACACTTCGAGATCTTGCTAATGGGTAACTCTGAGCTTACAACGAGGTGGCAAATCTAGAGTTTGAGAAAAACTCTGAACAAAAACATGAAATAGAgcaatttgtagctttaattatCCCCCCTAACTACAAACGAAAGCATTTCGTAACAGAAATGTCATGGATTGAAGTGGCTCGAGAGCATTTATCCATGTTATTTACTTCAAATAGATGACCTTAGTATTGTGTCGATCTTTTACTGCCAATACGGTTCATAGGACGCGATATCATGTAGGAGAAAACATGAACTACATAACTATTAGCCAGATGATTGGTCTAAGTTCTGCTAAATTTGTAACGGATGTTCTGTTCTAGAAAAGAGTAATATGGCTTTCACTTCATTCTTTTGCGGACCTCGTAAAAGTAGCTTAGGATCACCACTGCGGCGGCAACAGCAACCCCCACAGCACCCTGTGCCAATACAGTGCTGTCCTTCACCATTACCTTGGAGCGAGCTGAAGTGGGAGTAAACCCAAGTTCCGAAAGTTTCTTATGAGATTCGGCGTAATCTCTGAAGAACGCATCCTCATCCTGCCAAGTTTAAAAGATTGGCCAAATTCCATTAAAAATCACATGATGCAGAATTGGTATTTATTTGCATGATGTCTCAGTCCAACATTGGTCTATAACACCTAAAGGGGTGCCTGAAACATTGTTGATAGTGGTTAGCCTTTCGACAATGTTCCGGTTTGGTTAACAATAGACTAGGATCAAGCGGAAACATCTACATGCAATAGATTAATAACATAGAAGGGTCTTTATAACAGCAGAAACCAACTCGAAGCAAGGTTGAATTTGGTTAGAAGAGGACAAATGATTGACTGCTCAAATAGCGGTGCTGCTAGAATCTAGTTATTTCGACTAGCAACTGGCACAAATAGAAACAGTAAAAGCAACAAAACAATCTTCCAAGAATAAAGGTCTAATAAGACCAGACAGAAAACCTTATTGAATACCAAGGCAAGTACATCATAAAGTGACATCGACTAGATCACTCTTGAAGTATAGATAAGACAAAAGGAAGTCATTCGGTTATAGTGTTGTACCTTGGCATAGAGCTCGACATACTTGCGGAACTCAGGGTCATCTAACAAAGCCTTGTCTGTTGGAAGTTTCAAAAGCCCTTCAGATTCCCCTTTTAGCAGCTCCCTGGTGCAATAATAGTAAATGGATTCATATGAATTCTAAGGAGGAAAGTTAAATAGCTTGCAAATCACAGATTTAATCTTACAGAAAGTAAGAGTTGTCGAACTTCAGGGGTTCATTGGTCCAAGGGCCATCAAAACCTGATCTCTCAGGATGAGCCCTTCCCTGTAACACCAAAGGTTTGATATTGATCATATAACAACCATAACCAGGAATATAGAAAAtcgaaaacattttaaaaaataaaataccagagtgtGACCCCCAGATAATGCCACAATATCTTTGTCAGAAAGACCCATTCGATAGAAGATGTCCCTCAGATGAGGTGCACCTAACACCATGATTCAGAAGGGTAAAGAAAAGAGAGATGCAACATATAGAGCACACAACTTCAGACTATAGAAACATAAGCTTAGATGTGCATTTAAAATAAGGTGATAAGATGTGGAGCAATGTATTCAAAACGAGGGTAACAGTAACACAACAGTCATAACTCATTCTATTCGATGAAGATCATATTTAGTACATTAGAACTGCAGAAAACACTGAAGGTAAGAAATCACATAAATATTAGCCATAAGACAATAGATATGACTATATTTACTATACAGATCATCTAAGTATCAAAATGTAGAAATATCCAAAGCATATGGAAGTCAGAATTTACAGTTCTCAGCATTTGGAAATCAGAAATTCAAGTTATTGTTCCACAAATGGCTTCAGAAATTTATTTTACCTCTTTTAGCATCTGGAAGTCGGCCTTCCCTGGGGCAAATGTTTGAATCCTATTAAATAGAACAGcgttaatcaaataaattaaagagGAAACAAGCTACGTTTGCAAGAACAAACCCCTACAAGATACCTTTCTTCCAGGTACAAAGTCAATGGTAGGACCTCCAGTGACTTCAACAGCAACAACACCAGCAAgctgaaaatgaaaatgatacaaTTACAGATCACTCATCATCCAACACACAACCAACAGCTTCAATTTAATCTAAGTGCAGTCATTTGTGTGGTGTGCCATATTATGATGAAACATGCCGTTTCAGTATTTCAAGCTACTTTTCTGCAAATCACCAAAATCAACCAAACTTTGTAAcctgtttcttttcattttaacaaaaaactGTGGTCACCAAGCTTCTTCTTTCTTGTTAAGTACCAGCCATCATCTCAAAATCTAAATCAAGAAGTTCTTTCATATAACAATTCTATTAGGTCAATCATTTAACCTACCAAATAGTAGTTTATACATACTGCATTATAGAAAGAATctagttaattagataaaaaaGTATGCCTTCCTCTAAAGAATCTAAACCACAGACATTTGCCTCAAGCTCTAGCAAGGATTTTAGATTAAGTTTTAGGGACtaataaatgtgtaaatatttctttatttccccaatGCACTCATAGAAGAATAGAAGCAGAGCCGTTTTCTTTGAAGTCTAATTACAGGAAGCATGCAATGATTTCCTTTAAAAGCCAAAATATATTGGACATTTTTCTCGATGTTTCTCAAGCAACATCATCCTGTGTCCTTAATGCTATAGGTCTGTCATTTAATTTCCTCATCTAAGAATTCTTTCTATAAAATCAAATACAATACACTGTACACTTATGAATTCCTCAATGATGCAACTAAATCCCAAATAAATTGCACGCTAACTCTTTCAACTCCATAATCACCTGGTATAGGTCTGCATACGTAATTTTAGGATGTTTAGCCTTCACTTCCTCTGAAATGTTTCAAAGAAAATACTCTTCAGtcagaataaacaaataaataaaatatgttctagtttgaGATGTATATTCTAACACAAACTACATGCTATACGTATGAAGATATGTTACATGCATGagcaagaaaatgaaaaaatgtagtaatatatatattcaaacacTTGTTAGAAATTCAGCTCATTTAGTAGCTGGTACAATTTACACAAATGAATCACAAAGGTTGACATCTTTCTACCACCAAATTCTGAAGGACACAACTGACTATCCGACAATGAGACAATAGTTCACTTTAAAGGAGATGATTCTTTGCCGAATGAGGCAACAAACAAGGTACCACCTAAATTTCAATAGCTAAAACCTAAAAGAGGCATGCAAGTTCAACCTTATATAGCAAGATCAAAATAAGATCTCCCCAATCACTTTGAATCCATGCTAGGTTCCTTTTTTGCAATAGGATCATACAAATAAATTACCCTGAGCTAaacttttaaaaagaaattacatCAGTCCTGCCATACTCCTATGTCAAACTCTATGTCAACACCACTCATCAACATAATTGACAGTTGACACTCCTGCTTACATCTTATAAAATTTCTAACCCTtagaaaaggaaaacaaaaccCCTCTCTAGTGActgaaaaagttaaaaatcatTTCATCATTCCAGATTCAGAGAACTCTATATCAACATGAATGGACTTGAAGCCATACCAATGTTACTCGTATTTTTTCATTCCTTTAAAACTCTATATTCAACAATCGATTCTGAATGTCAGATAAAACGTGCATGTGGAGTGTTTAAACTGCAATACTAATCCTCAAGGTTATGTTGAAATAAGATAATGTATATTCTTCCAATATTGAAATGCTCTTAAGATCTACTTTCTTAGTTAACCAATAGCAGCATAAAAGCATCAAATGATTTTAAACTTGTTCATACTAACTAGGAATCAACTGTTGCATTGCATACTAATCCATAAACATTTTATACGAATTTGACAGTTATATATTTACAGTaagaaaacaataataacaataataagcaTTAGAATTAGAATCTGACCACAAAAATCAATAGCGATTTTCAAGCCGCTATTGGCGCCATGAGTGAACTCTTCTTCATTCCTTATAGAGCCATTTGGACCTCCGGTTTTAGTGCTCACATCATACGTCCCAGCATCGTGCCACcttcaagaaaaataaatcaattcaaaatgaCGAATTCATCGATacaaagtcaaaaaaaaaaagaaaagagtaatAATACTCCTAAATAGCTAAATCCACTATTTTTTTCAAGTTTATCAGTTATTTCTCAATTAGTATCACgagatttcaaatttcttttagcTATATTCCTTGAATCTTTAATAAACAGCACAAAACGAAGACGAtgataaaagggaaaaaatataCGCTAAGCGAAGCATGATAGGAGCGCAATTCTTCAAGGCGATGAGAGCGCGAAGGTCTCGACGAGCTTTATCGATCTCCTTGAGATACTCGGTATCGACTACTGGAAACGCCATTGAAGTCTTCGTCTCAGTTTCAAATTATCAACAATCAACTGATTTTTGTGTGTGTTAGCCTTTTGGAAGGTGAAGAAATGGTCAAGAAATTagcttatttattttagtatttttttttgtgattttatttATTGTCTTTTGGTTTTTTGCTTGTTTTCTGGGGATTCCAAAAAAAGAAGATAAGCCAATGAAATTTAGATATGGGTTTATTTACTTTTTTGGACTATTTGGGAGCTAGAggtgtatatatttttatacaattattaaaaatttaatgaaaaatctttttttattattttttaatagtaaaacCAGTTATTGAGTGTCTATAAGGGTTGGTTGGTATGGACTCAgatctaaaatattttaaaatttgtagatTGATTTTTAGTTTGATTAGCATGAATATTGTTATTAATGcagaaaaatatgaatttaatgcGCTGAAAAGCATTATCTTCCTGAGTTGGCGAGATGCTATGGATAGTtctaaataattgaaaaaacaaACTTATAACTAGACCTTAACCGTCCTAAACAATTGGTTTTCATGCCTTGCATCTTCAATGTTATGACTTGTCTATGGATCAATTGGGTTCTAATAAAATTTTAGACTCAATTGATAGGTCTGAATTTGGCCCAACCtaaaaaaatgggcttaaattttTGCTCAAGTTCAGcttaaataaaaatgctaaaacttggGTTTGAT
Protein-coding sequences here:
- the LOC107927982 gene encoding L-ascorbate peroxidase 3, peroxisomal-like; this translates as MAFPVVDTEYLKEIDKARRDLRALIALKNCAPIMLRLAWHDAGTYDVSTKTGGPNGSIRNEEEFTHGANSGLKIAIDFCEEVKAKHPKITYADLYQLAGVVAVEVTGGPTIDFVPGRKDSNICPREGRLPDAKRGAPHLRDIFYRMGLSDKDIVALSGGHTLGRAHPERSGFDGPWTNEPLKFDNSYFLELLKGESEGLLKLPTDKALLDDPEFRKYVELYAKDEDAFFRDYAESHKKLSELGFTPTSARSKVMVKDSTVLAQGAVGVAVAAAVVILSYFYEVRKRMK